In Crassostrea angulata isolate pt1a10 chromosome 6, ASM2561291v2, whole genome shotgun sequence, a genomic segment contains:
- the LOC128186535 gene encoding FMRFamide receptor-like isoform X1, whose protein sequence is MPLTSADLDPSKRMTHLQDDNPVNNTMATIQINSSTPSTEESTTLSQPNSEWDVVTIINKYGLPTVCMFGIVGNILNLTILTRRKLRRSLRTVEQAANLCLIALALSDFMFCLFALPTTFLPSDFDTDTGFIIYYGMYSPAIINVFILTSTWLTVTMATERYFAICHPLNQNLLMTLKRTKLIIVIVYVLSVLFNVPVLWRNQVVENVVNNSTKVYTMDIVPLGNDTIADTTYRVVWAILGNFIPLILLVGFNICICRKIHKSYQYRKKFHFDRSSSQDTNFTLTTTLIVIVVMFLILVAPSEIVLHIASMIHSENYRSIEAIMNFMQSVNFSVNFILYCIISSYFRKTLRHIVCCYWWNQRRDSYRLNTKADLSKVPLQNINDGS, encoded by the exons ATGCCATTAACTTCCGCTGACTTGGATCCATCAAA AAGAATGACACACTTACAAGATGACAACCCTGTAAACAACACCATGGCAACCATCCAAATAAATAGCAGCACTCCGAGTACTGAGGAAAGTACCACCCTATCGCAGCCCAACTCTGAGTGGGATGTAGTCACCATCATCAACAAATACGGACTACCCACAGTATGCATGTTTGGAATTGTGGGAAATATTCTGAATCTGACTATTTTGACTCGACGTAAACTTCGTCGCTCTCTGCGGACAGTGGAGCAAGCTGCCAACTTGTGCCTTATTGCCTTAGCCCTGTCtgattttatgttttgtttgtttgcgcTCCCCACCACCTTCCTGCCCAGTGACTTTGACACGGATACAGGATTCATCATATACTATGGAATGTACTCACCCGCTATTATCAATGTGTTTATTCTGACAAGCACCTGGCTAACTGTTACTATGGCAACAGAGAGGTACTTTGCTATATGTCATCCACTGAATCAGAACTTGTTAATGACCTTGAAAAGGACAAAGTTGATCATTGTGATTGTGTACGTGTTATCTGTATTATTTAATGTCCCAGTGCTTTGGAGAAATCAAGTGGTTGAGAATGTGGTGAATAACAGCACCAAAGTATATACAATGGATATTGTACCACTTGGAAATGACACAATTGCAGATACCACTTATAGAGTGGTATGGGCCATACTTGGAAACTTTATTCCTCTTATTCTACTGGTCGGTTTCAACATCTGCATCTGTCGCAAAATCCATAAGTCTTATCAGTATCGTAAGAAGTTCCACTTTGACCGCTCCTCGTCCCAGGACACCAATTTCACCCTGACAACCACCCTCATCGTTATCGTGGTCATGTTCCTCATCCTAGTGGCGCCCTCTGAAATTGTCCTCCACATCGCCAGTATGATCCACTCGGAGAATTACCGCTCTATTGAGGCCATCATGAACTTCATGCAATCCGTCAACTTCTCcgtgaatttcattttatattgtataattagtTCTTATTTCCGTAAAACCTTGCGCCACATAGTGTGCTGTTACTGGTGGAACCAGAGAAGGGATTCCTACCGCCTCAACACCAAGGCTGATCTGAGCAAGGTCCCCCTCCAGAACATCAATGATGGATCGTGA
- the LOC128186535 gene encoding FMRFamide receptor-like isoform X2, with product MTHLQDDNPVNNTMATIQINSSTPSTEESTTLSQPNSEWDVVTIINKYGLPTVCMFGIVGNILNLTILTRRKLRRSLRTVEQAANLCLIALALSDFMFCLFALPTTFLPSDFDTDTGFIIYYGMYSPAIINVFILTSTWLTVTMATERYFAICHPLNQNLLMTLKRTKLIIVIVYVLSVLFNVPVLWRNQVVENVVNNSTKVYTMDIVPLGNDTIADTTYRVVWAILGNFIPLILLVGFNICICRKIHKSYQYRKKFHFDRSSSQDTNFTLTTTLIVIVVMFLILVAPSEIVLHIASMIHSENYRSIEAIMNFMQSVNFSVNFILYCIISSYFRKTLRHIVCCYWWNQRRDSYRLNTKADLSKVPLQNINDGS from the coding sequence ATGACACACTTACAAGATGACAACCCTGTAAACAACACCATGGCAACCATCCAAATAAATAGCAGCACTCCGAGTACTGAGGAAAGTACCACCCTATCGCAGCCCAACTCTGAGTGGGATGTAGTCACCATCATCAACAAATACGGACTACCCACAGTATGCATGTTTGGAATTGTGGGAAATATTCTGAATCTGACTATTTTGACTCGACGTAAACTTCGTCGCTCTCTGCGGACAGTGGAGCAAGCTGCCAACTTGTGCCTTATTGCCTTAGCCCTGTCtgattttatgttttgtttgtttgcgcTCCCCACCACCTTCCTGCCCAGTGACTTTGACACGGATACAGGATTCATCATATACTATGGAATGTACTCACCCGCTATTATCAATGTGTTTATTCTGACAAGCACCTGGCTAACTGTTACTATGGCAACAGAGAGGTACTTTGCTATATGTCATCCACTGAATCAGAACTTGTTAATGACCTTGAAAAGGACAAAGTTGATCATTGTGATTGTGTACGTGTTATCTGTATTATTTAATGTCCCAGTGCTTTGGAGAAATCAAGTGGTTGAGAATGTGGTGAATAACAGCACCAAAGTATATACAATGGATATTGTACCACTTGGAAATGACACAATTGCAGATACCACTTATAGAGTGGTATGGGCCATACTTGGAAACTTTATTCCTCTTATTCTACTGGTCGGTTTCAACATCTGCATCTGTCGCAAAATCCATAAGTCTTATCAGTATCGTAAGAAGTTCCACTTTGACCGCTCCTCGTCCCAGGACACCAATTTCACCCTGACAACCACCCTCATCGTTATCGTGGTCATGTTCCTCATCCTAGTGGCGCCCTCTGAAATTGTCCTCCACATCGCCAGTATGATCCACTCGGAGAATTACCGCTCTATTGAGGCCATCATGAACTTCATGCAATCCGTCAACTTCTCcgtgaatttcattttatattgtataattagtTCTTATTTCCGTAAAACCTTGCGCCACATAGTGTGCTGTTACTGGTGGAACCAGAGAAGGGATTCCTACCGCCTCAACACCAAGGCTGATCTGAGCAAGGTCCCCCTCCAGAACATCAATGATGGATCGTGA